In one window of Tenacibaculum mesophilum DNA:
- a CDS encoding DUF6095 family protein gives MNKPTTFEAGIKKLLVFLGLLIISPLVLSIAFKALRAFKDAPKVFIAYGLLAVGVLLILFTVYYGFKTFKTILDHLFSK, from the coding sequence ATGAATAAACCTACTACTTTTGAAGCTGGTATAAAAAAGCTCTTAGTTTTTTTAGGGTTGTTAATTATTTCTCCATTAGTATTAAGTATTGCTTTTAAAGCCTTACGTGCTTTTAAAGATGCTCCAAAAGTTTTTATTGCATATGGTCTGCTCGCAGTTGGTGTGTTGCTAATACTATTTACCGTATATTATGGCTTTAAAACTTTTAAAACTATATTAGACCACCTTTTTAGCAAATAA
- a CDS encoding ATP-grasp domain-containing protein produces MIKNSSIKKITDWEHWPSAMFYLPNLPYAFYLALKAKHLAFFSAANPCIKSSGNGTESKYETILLVPEKHRPKTVLIKPKTDFKTVCKNIKEQKINFPLIAKPDVGFRGLLVEKITTKETLKNYLEKYSIDIIIQEFLDYKNECGIFYHRNPKDNSGKISSLTLKHFLSVTGDGTSTLKELILADKRAKLYVDLFFKIHQNKLTEIPVKNEVIKLTAIGNHSKGTQFINGNHLINDKLTDTFDKLSKSIPGWYYGRIDLKYNTFEELEKGVNFKILEINGIIAEPTHIYDSQNYTYLKALKAIRVHWKSLFNIAITNHKNFNTPYKNSISFLYEIFLLKKYTKKIKRLSK; encoded by the coding sequence TTGATTAAAAATAGTTCCATAAAAAAAATAACAGACTGGGAGCATTGGCCATCCGCTATGTTTTATCTTCCTAATCTTCCTTACGCTTTTTATCTAGCCCTCAAAGCCAAACATTTAGCTTTTTTTAGTGCAGCTAATCCATGTATAAAAAGCTCTGGAAATGGAACTGAAAGTAAGTACGAAACAATTTTATTAGTTCCTGAAAAACATAGACCTAAAACAGTTTTAATTAAACCAAAAACTGATTTTAAAACTGTTTGTAAAAATATCAAAGAACAAAAAATTAATTTTCCTTTAATAGCAAAACCCGATGTTGGCTTTAGAGGTTTATTAGTTGAAAAAATAACTACAAAAGAAACACTAAAAAACTATCTTGAAAAATACTCCATTGACATTATTATTCAAGAGTTTTTAGATTATAAAAATGAGTGTGGGATATTTTATCATAGAAACCCAAAGGATAATTCTGGAAAAATTTCTTCATTAACTCTAAAACATTTTTTATCCGTTACAGGAGACGGGACCTCTACTTTAAAAGAATTAATTTTAGCTGATAAAAGAGCTAAATTATACGTCGATTTATTTTTTAAAATTCATCAAAATAAACTTACAGAAATACCTGTTAAAAATGAGGTTATTAAACTTACTGCTATAGGTAATCATTCTAAGGGAACTCAGTTTATTAATGGTAATCATTTGATAAATGATAAACTAACTGACACTTTTGATAAACTAAGTAAATCAATTCCCGGTTGGTATTATGGACGAATTGATTTAAAGTACAATACTTTTGAGGAGCTAGAAAAGGGTGTCAATTTTAAAATACTAGAAATCAACGGAATTATAGCAGAACCTACTCATATTTACGATTCACAAAATTATACCTATCTAAAAGCCTTAAAAGCTATAAGGGTACATTGGAAATCTCTTTTTAATATCGCTATTACGAACCATAAGAATTTCAATACTCCATATAAAAATTCGATAAGTTTTCTTTATGAAATTTTTTTACTAAAAAAATATACAAAAAAAATTAAACGTCTTTCTAAATAA
- a CDS encoding gliding motility-associated C-terminal domain-containing protein, with the protein MKNLFFILFSSSLLAQNAFYNVGNVQLHNDAKIGFHTNVVNNGTLDNYTGFAGFYSDNEVRTISGTNSVSFFNVEVDALQNIELYNSLKIRNQLDFINGQIVTPRLDNSISLQFLDYDFYAGEDNSRHINGYALVEQGNKNTTNFTFPIGDGSMLRPMSLPNHDKYYVFKGAYFYENPNFPSTFTSVFLTDQKQAIIENVSNIEFWDLDGNNETQITLTWNNRSDITSIANQISQLIVVGWSKAENQWVNLNVMQVTGDLSEGTITSAAFTPNNYEVITIGSLLNNEISNNNNILISPNGDSLNDFLVFDEVNNYTHNKLTIYNRWGNLVYETLNYKNNWDGTSNGRATLNKESKLPTATYFYYLELGNSPNKLNVMKKGWVYINR; encoded by the coding sequence ATGAAAAATCTATTTTTCATATTATTTTCTAGTTCATTACTTGCTCAAAATGCATTTTACAATGTTGGAAATGTGCAATTACATAACGACGCCAAAATAGGTTTTCATACTAATGTAGTAAATAATGGTACATTAGATAATTACACAGGTTTTGCTGGTTTCTATTCTGATAATGAAGTAAGAACGATTTCCGGTACTAATAGTGTTAGTTTTTTTAATGTAGAAGTTGATGCTTTACAAAATATAGAACTTTACAACTCTTTAAAAATTCGTAATCAATTAGACTTTATAAACGGGCAAATTGTCACACCTAGACTCGACAACTCTATTTCTCTTCAATTTTTAGACTATGATTTTTATGCCGGGGAAGATAACTCTAGACATATTAATGGTTATGCCTTAGTAGAACAAGGAAATAAAAATACTACAAATTTTACATTCCCAATTGGAGATGGAAGTATGTTGCGTCCTATGAGTTTGCCAAACCATGATAAATATTATGTGTTCAAAGGAGCTTATTTTTACGAAAACCCAAATTTTCCTTCAACATTTACTTCAGTTTTTTTAACAGATCAAAAACAAGCTATTATCGAAAACGTAAGTAATATTGAGTTTTGGGATTTAGATGGAAATAATGAAACTCAAATTACATTAACATGGAATAACCGTAGTGATATTACATCAATAGCTAATCAAATTTCTCAATTAATAGTTGTTGGCTGGAGCAAAGCAGAAAATCAATGGGTAAACTTAAATGTAATGCAAGTTACCGGAGACTTGTCTGAAGGAACAATTACATCGGCGGCATTTACACCTAATAATTACGAAGTAATAACTATTGGTTCTTTGTTAAATAATGAAATAAGTAATAACAATAACATTCTAATATCTCCAAATGGAGATAGTCTTAATGACTTCTTGGTCTTTGATGAAGTTAATAACTATACACATAATAAATTAACAATTTATAATCGTTGGGGAAACCTAGTTTATGAAACTTTAAATTACAAGAATAATTGGGATGGAACCTCTAACGGTAGAGCTACACTAAACAAAGAAAGCAAACTTCCTACTGCTACGTATTTTTATTATTTAGAGCTAGGTAACTCACCCAATAAGTTAAACGTTATGAAAAAAGGTTGGGTGTATATTAACCGATAA
- a CDS encoding DinB family protein, whose protein sequence is MIAAIDKNLQRGIKLLEAISDEQYSDTSIPPYYSSIGANMRHILDVFTCIFNGLNKNCVDFSDRERNHLAEQKTASGIAYFNEVIEQLYCLKTEDFDKIISVTDDLGTGKVTANYTLSSALIQAHSHAIHHFASIGFIINQLGIELPDADFGYNPTTPKKILIK, encoded by the coding sequence ATGATAGCAGCTATTGATAAAAATTTACAAAGAGGGATTAAATTATTAGAAGCAATTAGTGATGAACAATACAGTGATACATCTATTCCGCCTTATTATTCGAGCATAGGGGCCAATATGAGACATATTTTAGACGTTTTTACCTGCATTTTTAATGGGTTAAATAAAAACTGTGTTGATTTTTCTGATAGAGAACGTAATCATTTAGCAGAGCAAAAAACAGCTTCAGGAATAGCATATTTTAATGAAGTTATAGAGCAATTATATTGTTTGAAGACAGAAGATTTTGATAAAATTATTTCTGTTACTGACGATTTAGGAACAGGGAAAGTAACAGCAAATTATACTTTAAGCAGTGCTTTAATCCAGGCACATAGTCATGCAATACATCACTTTGCTAGTATAGGTTTTATTATAAATCAATTAGGAATAGAGTTACCTGATGCAGATTTTGGGTATAATCCTACAACACCTAAGAAAATATTAATAAAGTAG
- the rny gene encoding ribonuclease Y: MEGILFPVLAGIIGVAVGFFIAKMLEKSNANKLIQETKKEANSILKEAKVEAEAIKKDKILQAKEKFIELKSEHEKVILSREKKVSDVEKRIRDKESQVSSELDKNRKLNKQLEKKEADFDYKLEFLEKKESELEKMHKRHVDMLEQISGLSADEAKTELVASLKDEAKSDAMSFIQDTIEEAKMTAQQEARKVVLNTIQRVGVEQAVENCVSVFNLESDDVKGRIIGREGRNIRALESATGVEIIVDDTPEAIILSCFDPVRREIARLSMHKLVTDGRIHPARIEEIVKKTEKQITQEIIEVGKRTVIDLGIHGLHPELIKTVGRMKYRSSYGQNLLQHSREVANLCGIMAAEMGLNAKAAKRAGLLHDIGKVPETESELPHALLGMQWAEKYGEKPDVCNAIGAHHDEIEMKSLIAPIVQVCDAISGARPGARRQVLDSYIQRLKDLEDIAFGFNGVQKAYAIQAGRELRVMVESAKVNDTKAAELSFNISQKIQNDMTYPGQVKVTVIRETRAVNVAK, translated from the coding sequence ATGGAGGGAATATTATTTCCTGTTTTAGCAGGAATTATAGGTGTAGCAGTAGGTTTTTTTATTGCTAAAATGTTAGAAAAATCTAATGCAAATAAATTAATACAAGAAACAAAAAAAGAGGCTAATAGCATTCTTAAAGAAGCTAAAGTAGAGGCTGAAGCAATAAAAAAAGATAAAATATTACAAGCCAAAGAGAAGTTTATAGAATTAAAATCAGAGCATGAAAAAGTAATTTTATCTAGAGAGAAGAAAGTTTCTGATGTAGAAAAAAGAATTAGAGATAAAGAGAGTCAAGTATCATCAGAACTAGATAAAAACAGAAAACTTAATAAACAATTAGAAAAAAAAGAAGCTGATTTTGATTATAAATTAGAGTTCTTAGAAAAAAAAGAATCTGAGCTAGAAAAAATGCACAAGCGTCATGTAGACATGCTTGAGCAAATTTCAGGTTTATCTGCAGATGAAGCTAAGACAGAATTAGTTGCATCATTAAAAGATGAGGCAAAATCTGATGCAATGTCTTTCATACAAGATACCATTGAAGAAGCTAAAATGACAGCGCAACAAGAAGCTCGTAAGGTGGTTTTAAACACTATACAAAGAGTAGGAGTAGAGCAAGCTGTAGAAAATTGTGTGTCGGTATTTAATTTAGAATCAGATGACGTTAAAGGTAGAATTATTGGTAGAGAAGGACGTAATATTCGAGCTTTAGAATCTGCAACTGGAGTTGAGATTATTGTAGATGATACGCCAGAGGCAATTATTTTATCGTGTTTCGATCCTGTTCGTCGTGAAATTGCTCGTTTATCAATGCATAAATTAGTTACAGACGGAAGAATTCACCCAGCAAGAATTGAAGAGATCGTAAAGAAAACCGAAAAACAAATCACTCAGGAGATTATTGAAGTTGGTAAACGTACTGTTATTGATTTAGGAATTCATGGTTTACACCCCGAATTGATTAAAACTGTAGGACGTATGAAGTATCGTTCTTCTTATGGTCAAAATTTATTACAACACTCACGTGAAGTAGCAAATCTTTGTGGTATTATGGCAGCTGAAATGGGATTAAATGCTAAAGCAGCTAAACGTGCAGGTTTATTACACGATATAGGTAAAGTACCTGAAACAGAAAGCGAATTACCACACGCATTATTAGGGATGCAATGGGCTGAAAAGTACGGAGAGAAGCCAGATGTATGTAATGCAATTGGAGCTCACCACGATGAAATTGAGATGAAGAGTTTAATAGCTCCTATTGTTCAAGTTTGTGATGCAATTTCAGGAGCAAGACCTGGTGCACGTCGTCAAGTATTAGATTCTTATATTCAACGTTTAAAAGATTTAGAAGATATTGCTTTTGGATTTAACGGAGTTCAAAAAGCTTATGCAATTCAAGCGGGGCGTGAATTAAGAGTTATGGTAGAAAGTGCTAAAGTTAACGATACTAAAGCTGCTGAATTATCATTTAATATTTCTCAAAAAATTCAGAATGATATGACGTATCCAGGACAGGTTAAAGTTACTGTAATTAGAGAAACAAGAGCAGTAAATGTAGCGAAGTAA
- a CDS encoding cell division protein ZapA: protein MAKIKVNVVIAGRTYPLSVNSTDEEEGLRKAAKSINELIAKFEQNYAVADKQDVLAMSALQFASKAEIVSLKNTKEKAEVLQKINELTNLLEDHLL, encoded by the coding sequence ATGGCAAAAATAAAAGTTAATGTGGTAATTGCTGGGAGAACATATCCATTAAGTGTAAATAGTACAGATGAAGAAGAAGGATTACGAAAAGCAGCAAAAAGTATTAACGAATTAATAGCCAAGTTTGAACAAAATTATGCGGTAGCAGATAAGCAAGATGTTTTAGCAATGAGTGCTTTACAGTTTGCATCAAAAGCAGAAATAGTATCGTTAAAAAATACTAAAGAAAAAGCCGAAGTATTGCAAAAGATAAATGAATTGACTAACTTGCTAGAAGATCATTTATTATAA
- a CDS encoding M23 family metallopeptidase codes for MKFYFSLILFIFFISGQAQNKYPRNYFSNPLKIPIVLSGTFGELRSNHFHSGIDIKTQGKEGIPIYAPANGYVSRIKVQQYGFGKALYITHPNGYTTVYAHLKRFEPSIQQYVKSIQYKKEKYSTGNLFLKSDKFPVKKGQLIGYTGDTGSSGGPHLHYEIRDTKTEHIINPMHFGLTAEDDKTPTVQKLVAYPLSDDARINNSALKSVISFKNNGEGNYIAEKITASGTIGFGISVFDRLNGALNKNGIYSLEMKVNGKRVYYHDVETFSFAESKYINLLIDYKHYKKYRDRVQRTHKVDANRLSLYEDLINNGKIYIENGANYNIEIIAKDFKHNTSKVRIPVRGTASNLVFKEKDTTNYKIIATNFNKFHQKNVTVAFPKNTFYKDCFIDFKVENGTAKIHNPTIPLDKRYTLTFETSFLTEDQKQHVYIANVTNPKYPRYTSTRKKIDKVYTTTKLLGSYALRFDTGKPTIQLYNFSNNQWISKNKTLKVKIGDKETGIKNYRATIDGEWILMEYNHKKRILTYDFNDKKLVGSKHIFKLVVSDNVGNTETVSATFFRK; via the coding sequence TTGAAATTTTATTTTTCTCTTATTCTATTTATCTTTTTTATTAGCGGACAAGCTCAAAATAAGTATCCGCGAAACTATTTTTCAAACCCTTTAAAAATTCCTATTGTATTGTCTGGTACTTTTGGAGAATTACGAAGTAACCACTTTCATTCTGGAATAGATATTAAAACTCAAGGTAAAGAAGGTATTCCTATTTACGCTCCTGCTAATGGATATGTTTCTCGTATAAAAGTGCAGCAATATGGTTTTGGAAAGGCTTTATATATAACGCACCCTAACGGTTATACAACTGTATATGCACATTTAAAACGTTTTGAACCAAGCATTCAACAGTATGTAAAAAGTATTCAGTACAAAAAAGAAAAATATAGTACAGGAAACCTTTTTCTTAAATCAGATAAATTCCCTGTAAAAAAAGGGCAACTTATTGGTTATACTGGTGATACTGGTAGTTCTGGAGGTCCGCACTTACATTATGAAATTCGAGATACTAAAACAGAACATATTATTAACCCAATGCATTTTGGTTTAACAGCTGAAGACGATAAAACTCCTACTGTTCAAAAATTAGTAGCCTATCCATTAAGTGATGATGCTAGAATTAATAATTCGGCATTAAAATCTGTTATTTCATTTAAAAATAATGGTGAAGGTAATTATATTGCCGAAAAAATTACTGCCAGTGGCACTATTGGTTTTGGTATTAGCGTGTTTGACCGATTAAATGGTGCTTTAAATAAAAATGGAATTTATAGTTTAGAAATGAAAGTAAATGGTAAACGTGTGTATTATCATGATGTTGAAACCTTTTCTTTCGCAGAGAGTAAATATATTAACTTATTAATTGACTATAAGCATTATAAAAAATATAGAGATAGAGTACAAAGAACACACAAGGTAGACGCAAATAGACTTAGCTTATATGAAGATTTAATAAACAACGGAAAAATATATATTGAAAACGGAGCTAATTACAATATTGAGATTATAGCCAAAGACTTCAAACATAACACTTCTAAAGTAAGGATACCAGTTAGAGGAACTGCAAGCAATTTGGTATTTAAGGAAAAAGATACTACTAACTATAAAATTATAGCAACTAACTTTAATAAATTTCATCAAAAAAATGTAACAGTTGCTTTTCCTAAAAACACTTTTTATAAAGATTGTTTCATTGATTTTAAAGTTGAAAATGGTACTGCAAAAATTCACAACCCTACAATTCCTTTAGACAAACGTTATACACTAACTTTTGAGACTTCTTTTTTAACAGAAGATCAAAAACAACATGTATATATCGCTAATGTTACAAATCCTAAATATCCAAGATACACATCTACAAGAAAAAAAATTGACAAAGTATATACTACCACTAAACTCTTAGGTAGTTATGCTTTACGTTTTGACACAGGAAAACCAACTATTCAGCTATACAATTTTAGTAACAATCAGTGGATTTCTAAAAATAAAACACTGAAAGTTAAAATTGGGGATAAAGAAACGGGAATAAAAAATTACCGCGCTACTATTGATGGTGAATGGATTTTAATGGAGTATAACCATAAAAAAAGAATACTTACATACGATTTTAATGATAAAAAGTTGGTTGGTAGCAAACATATTTTTAAACTTGTAGTCTCTGATAATGTGGGTAATACTGAAACAGTTTCAGCAACATTTTTCAGAAAGTAA
- a CDS encoding carboxypeptidase-like regulatory domain-containing protein, translating into MKKFILLLLFPSLVFAQKTATVKGIITNKFNTPIEGVAISYLSKGTTTDANGMYQFTIPIRKTVTVTFTHVSYKTLVKKFTSRGKRSFNFSPTLQIKSEELEEVIVKNQQKEAQGITKIKTKKVKNILGANAGVENILMTLPGVSNNNELSTQYNVRGGNFDENLVYVNGIEVYRPFLIRSGQQEGLSFTNPHMIQNINFSAGGFQAKYGDKLSSVLDITYRKPTNFGIQLDLSLLGGSFTIEDTFANNKLSAIVGVRYRDNSLFVNNKQTEVNFRPQFTDVQSFLSYQATSKLTLNLLGNFSLNNYNYQPLTRKTRFGTLTNPLELIVFYQGQEKDRFQTLFGALSADYQINDNLKLTGTISSFNTQEEEYFDIAAAYAIGEVNSNIGAENFGEVEFSQGIGSQINHARNDLDALISNIQLKATLKDGNNEWKAGIKYQKENSKDRIREWEVIDSLGFSVRPPHHIPNNQPYEPFTGPIEPYRNVRAENETDINRITSFLQFSRKTMWNDHQVWMNIGVRAHYWSIKTASTNSYSQTIFSPRAQFAIKPNWESDMLFRISGGWYSQPPFYKELRDYDGQVHPEVKAQKSIHLVAGNEYSFNVWERPFKLVTELYYKDLSDVNAYSVDNVRIRYRADNVTDAYAYGLDVRLNGEFVPGNDSWVSFGYLKTEENSNNRGYIARPTDQRLKFGVLFQDYVPNLPDLKAYLNLVYNTGLPGGAPAYSDVYQFQNRLNDYKRADVGISYVFADANKQHTTGFLKSFKELTAGLELFNIFDIRNSNTNTWVRDAYSKNQYGIPNYMTGRVLNFKLGMQF; encoded by the coding sequence TTGAAAAAATTTATTCTTTTATTACTGTTCCCTTCACTCGTTTTTGCACAAAAAACAGCTACAGTAAAAGGAATCATTACCAATAAATTCAATACACCAATTGAAGGAGTTGCGATTTCTTATTTATCAAAAGGAACTACTACCGATGCCAACGGAATGTATCAATTTACCATTCCTATTCGCAAAACTGTTACTGTTACATTTACTCATGTTTCCTATAAAACTTTGGTAAAAAAATTCACTTCTAGAGGAAAAAGAAGCTTTAACTTCTCTCCTACTTTACAAATTAAGAGTGAAGAATTAGAAGAAGTTATTGTTAAAAACCAACAAAAAGAAGCACAGGGTATTACCAAAATAAAAACTAAAAAAGTAAAAAACATACTTGGTGCCAATGCCGGTGTTGAAAATATATTGATGACACTCCCTGGAGTTAGTAACAACAATGAATTAAGCACTCAATACAATGTTCGTGGAGGTAATTTTGATGAGAACCTAGTATATGTAAATGGAATTGAAGTCTACCGCCCTTTTTTAATCCGTTCCGGCCAACAAGAAGGACTAAGTTTTACCAATCCGCATATGATTCAGAATATCAATTTTTCTGCAGGTGGATTTCAAGCAAAATATGGAGATAAATTATCTTCTGTACTAGATATCACCTATCGAAAGCCAACCAACTTTGGCATTCAGCTAGATTTAAGTTTGTTAGGAGGTAGTTTTACCATTGAAGATACTTTTGCCAATAATAAACTAAGTGCAATTGTTGGTGTTCGTTATCGTGATAATAGCTTATTTGTAAATAATAAGCAGACTGAAGTTAACTTTAGACCCCAATTTACAGATGTTCAATCATTTTTAAGCTACCAAGCAACTAGCAAACTTACATTAAACCTCTTAGGGAACTTCTCTCTTAACAACTATAATTACCAACCATTAACTCGCAAAACCCGATTTGGAACTTTAACGAATCCGCTAGAATTGATCGTTTTTTATCAAGGGCAAGAAAAAGATCGTTTTCAAACCTTATTTGGAGCACTTTCTGCTGATTATCAAATTAACGACAACCTAAAACTTACAGGTACAATTTCTTCTTTTAATACACAAGAAGAAGAATATTTTGATATTGCTGCCGCTTACGCCATAGGCGAAGTAAATAGCAATATTGGTGCTGAAAATTTTGGTGAAGTTGAATTTTCTCAAGGAATAGGTTCGCAAATTAATCATGCACGCAACGACTTGGATGCTTTAATCAGCAATATTCAACTAAAAGCTACTTTAAAAGACGGTAACAATGAATGGAAAGCTGGTATCAAATACCAGAAAGAAAATAGTAAAGACCGCATTCGTGAATGGGAAGTGATAGATTCTTTAGGTTTTTCTGTTCGTCCACCACACCATATTCCTAATAATCAACCATACGAACCTTTTACAGGTCCTATTGAGCCTTACAGAAATGTGAGAGCAGAAAATGAAACAGACATTAACCGTATTACTAGTTTTTTACAATTTAGTAGAAAAACAATGTGGAACGACCACCAAGTTTGGATGAATATTGGCGTTCGTGCTCATTATTGGTCTATAAAAACAGCTTCTACTAATAGTTATTCTCAAACAATCTTTAGTCCTAGAGCACAATTTGCTATAAAACCTAATTGGGAGAGCGATATGCTATTTAGAATATCTGGCGGATGGTATTCACAACCTCCTTTTTATAAAGAATTACGTGATTATGACGGACAAGTACATCCCGAAGTAAAAGCACAAAAGTCAATTCACTTAGTTGCTGGGAATGAATATAGTTTTAACGTATGGGAGCGTCCTTTTAAATTAGTTACTGAACTTTACTATAAAGACTTATCTGATGTAAATGCTTACTCTGTAGATAATGTCCGTATTCGTTATCGCGCAGACAACGTTACTGATGCCTATGCTTATGGTTTAGACGTTCGCTTAAATGGTGAGTTTGTTCCGGGTAACGATAGTTGGGTAAGCTTTGGATATTTAAAAACCGAAGAAAATAGTAACAATAGAGGTTACATTGCTAGGCCAACCGATCAACGTTTAAAGTTTGGTGTACTATTTCAAGATTATGTACCTAACTTACCTGATTTGAAAGCCTACTTAAACTTAGTTTACAATACAGGTTTACCAGGTGGAGCTCCTGCATATTCAGATGTATATCAATTTCAAAACCGTTTAAATGATTATAAACGTGCCGATGTGGGAATTTCTTATGTTTTTGCAGATGCAAACAAACAACATACAACAGGTTTTTTAAAAAGTTTTAAAGAGCTTACTGCTGGTTTAGAACTTTTTAACATTTTTGATATTCGTAACTCCAATACCAACACATGGGTACGTGATGCTTACAGTAAAAATCAATACGGCATACCTAACTATATGACGGGAAGAGTGCTAAACTTCAAATTAGGAATGCAGTTTTAG
- a CDS encoding SMI1/KNR4 family protein, whose product MKNQQIEIENLWSRFKNWITSNAPHLSKDLQPAVQPEEIKQLQQTIQTELPEDFIAFLSIHNGQNSNADGFIDAEELLSSDRIMDEWKIWYDLYHSGDFDDCEAEPDEEIKNFWWNPKWIPITYDGSGNHLCIDMDPTENGTKGQIIRMWHDDSIREFIAPSFKIFFENYCNNLENGKYVYSDEWGGIVNKEDV is encoded by the coding sequence ATGAAAAATCAACAAATTGAAATTGAAAACTTATGGAGTCGATTTAAAAATTGGATTACTTCAAATGCTCCTCATTTATCAAAAGACCTTCAGCCTGCAGTTCAACCAGAAGAAATAAAACAATTACAACAAACTATACAAACAGAATTACCTGAAGACTTTATAGCCTTTTTAAGTATACACAATGGTCAAAATAGCAATGCTGATGGTTTTATAGATGCTGAAGAGTTACTTTCTTCTGACCGAATAATGGACGAATGGAAAATTTGGTATGATTTATATCACAGTGGAGACTTTGATGATTGTGAAGCTGAGCCTGACGAAGAAATTAAAAATTTTTGGTGGAACCCTAAATGGATACCAATTACCTATGACGGATCAGGAAATCATCTTTGTATAGATATGGACCCTACTGAAAATGGAACCAAAGGGCAAATAATAAGGATGTGGCATGACGATAGTATAAGAGAATTTATTGCTCCTTCTTTTAAAATTTTCTTTGAAAACTATTGTAACAATCTTGAAAATGGCAAATATGTTTACTCCGACGAATGGGGAGGTATAGTTAATAAAGAAGATGTTTAA
- a CDS encoding DMT family transporter, translated as MNWTLLITAGLFEVAFAACLGKAKEATGIEASYWYIGFLVCLSISMLLLIKVTQELPIGTAYAVWTGIGAVGTVLIGILIFKEPATFWRLFFITTLIISIVGLKVVSH; from the coding sequence ATGAATTGGACTTTATTAATTACAGCTGGGCTTTTTGAAGTCGCTTTTGCTGCTTGTCTTGGCAAGGCTAAAGAAGCCACGGGAATTGAAGCTTCTTACTGGTATATAGGCTTTTTAGTTTGTTTATCTATCAGTATGTTACTTCTTATAAAAGTAACACAAGAGCTACCTATTGGAACTGCTTATGCAGTTTGGACAGGTATAGGAGCTGTAGGAACAGTATTAATTGGGATTCTGATTTTTAAAGAACCTGCTACATTTTGGCGACTCTTTTTTATCACTACCTTAATTATTTCAATTGTAGGACTAAAAGTAGTTTCTCACTAA
- a CDS encoding DUF2200 domain-containing protein: MKTTPKHDERIANITFASVYPHYVTKVEKKGRTKEELHQIIEWLTGFDNQMLNNLIDQKVTFETFFKEANLNPNAHLITGVICGYRIEEIETPLTKQVRYLDKLVDELAKGRKMEKILR, encoded by the coding sequence ATGAAAACAACACCAAAACACGACGAAAGAATTGCAAACATAACTTTTGCTTCTGTTTATCCACACTATGTTACGAAAGTTGAGAAAAAAGGTAGAACTAAAGAGGAGTTACATCAAATAATTGAATGGTTAACTGGTTTTGATAACCAGATGTTAAACAACTTAATTGATCAAAAAGTAACTTTTGAAACCTTCTTCAAAGAAGCCAACTTAAATCCAAATGCCCATTTAATTACAGGTGTTATTTGTGGTTATCGAATAGAAGAAATCGAAACTCCGTTAACGAAGCAAGTTCGCTATTTAGACAAGCTTGTAGATGAATTAGCTAAAGGTCGTAAAATGGAAAAAATTTTACGATAA